The Methanothrix sp. region TCTTTCCTGAGGAGTTGACCACCTTCATGAAGATCCTCCCTAGAACTTCGAGCCGAGCATCCTGCTCAGCTCGCCAAGCTCAATGTAGCTTGTGGTTCGCTTCACCTTGGCTCCATCCGGCTGCTCAAAGGCCATGCCGCTCAGCTCTGGAGGTACGCCCACGTAGACCCTGAGGCGAGCCATCGCCTCTCTACCCCTGCTGGTCTTGTAGGGAAGCATCCCCCTCACAGTCCTTTTAAGGATGCGATCAGGGCGCTTCGGGAAGTACGGCCCCTTCTCACGGGTGCCCTTCTCCAGCATCTCGCGATACTCGCGGAGGACCGAGTCCTTACTTCCGGAGATTATGGCCTTCTCAGCGTTCACTATCCTGATCTCCTCCCCCTGGAGAAGACACTTAGCGGTTATGCTGGCCAGACGGCCCATAACCAGACCGGTCGCATCGAAGATCATCGCACTCACCTCAGAATCTTTATGCCAGTCCCCTTCGGATGGAGCCTTATGAGCTCCTCTATCTTCATGCATCTTCCACCCGCGGATACTATCTTCGACGCTGCCTGCTCGCTGAAACCAAGCGCTGCAACTGTTACCCTGTGATCTATCTCTCCGGCCCCAAGGACCTTTCCAGCGACCAGCACCGTGTCATCATCTCCAGTGTGCCTGTTGATCTTGCTCAGATTGACCGCGGCGTAGTTTCGCCTCGGCTTCTCGAGCCTCTCGGCAACATCACGCCAGATAGCGGCCTTGCTCTCACGTGAGGCAGCCTTGAGATCGCTGATGAGACGGACCAGTCTCGGGTTAGTCTTCTTGATAATCTTCATCCAAATCCTCCGCAAAGCCTCGCCAGAGACCGACTCACGCGCACAGCGCGTTCGAACATCAGTTCATGCGCCAAGGGCCACCCGGCCCTCATGCGGATATCACTCTCGAACAATCCGCCAGTATATAAGGGTTTTCACGTCTCCGGGTCGATCTCCGGAATTCATGGTTTGAAGTATCTGAGATGCATCATCAATCGACTGCAAGAGGTGCCGTGCATCTGCCACGTCTCCAATGCAACTTCTCGAGGAAGTCTGTATTTCGAGATGATATGAGTATGCACCGTGGGATCTATCTTGGCGGACCTGTCTGCTGCACCTCCCCGATCTCCACAGGACAGAGCTCCTCTCCGCGCGCTTTCTTGCATATCTCGCACATCCTCTCTATGAGGTCAACAGCATCTCCGTTCATGAGATCCTCTGCAAGCCTGGCTATCTCCTCCCTGATGTCATCTCTGAACACTATGTTATATCCTCTCTTTCCGGAGACGTACTGCGAGACTGCCGCAGGTGTGACATCCATCAGCCTTGATACCTCTCTCTGGGATACCCCTCGCCTTACCAGCTCCTGTGCTATCGTGGCCCGTATTCCTGGGAGAACCTCCCACACAATCTCCTCGCATGGCGATCTCATACCATCAGAACCTTTATCATGACGATAGTTCCACTGAGTGACCTCTGGCAGATAAACGTTCGCCAGATGGAGTGTTGCGAGCATTTATGGACTGGAGGCCGTCATCGCTGGTCCCAAAGCATCTCATAAGAAGCGCGGAGGCAGATAAACGGCTCGAGCTGTTCATGGTAACCTCTGTGGCGACTATCTTGTGCATAAGGTTCATCCTGCATGCCACCGGCTACCCGCAGCTCGCGGTCCGGGGGCTCCACATAGCGCATGTGCTCCTCGGCGGAGCCCTTATGATCCTCGCGATTGTTATACTT contains the following coding sequences:
- a CDS encoding 50S ribosomal protein L13; translation: MIFDATGLVMGRLASITAKCLLQGEEIRIVNAEKAIISGSKDSVLREYREMLEKGTREKGPYFPKRPDRILKRTVRGMLPYKTSRGREAMARLRVYVGVPPELSGMAFEQPDGAKVKRTTSYIELGELSRMLGSKF
- a CDS encoding 50S ribosomal protein L18e, translated to MKIIKKTNPRLVRLISDLKAASRESKAAIWRDVAERLEKPRRNYAAVNLSKINRHTGDDDTVLVAGKVLGAGEIDHRVTVAALGFSEQAASKIVSAGGRCMKIEELIRLHPKGTGIKILR
- a CDS encoding helix-turn-helix domain-containing protein; its protein translation is MRSPCEEIVWEVLPGIRATIAQELVRRGVSQREVSRLMDVTPAAVSQYVSGKRGYNIVFRDDIREEIARLAEDLMNGDAVDLIERMCEICKKARGEELCPVEIGEVQQTGPPR